The segment tctagagctttcttttcccctacttcatcccaataaatggGCGAACGACACttccgtccgtagagagcttcatatggtgccatttgaatggacGAATGGAAACTGTTATTGTAGGCAAACTCTACCAAAGTCATATGTTGACCCCAAttacccccaaaatccagaatacaagttcgtaacatatcctcgagggtttgaatggttcgctctgactgtccatccgtctgggggtgataagtggtactaaggttgattttggtccccaagttctcctgaaacttttgccaaaacctcgatacaaaacgaggatctcggtctgaaactatactcactggaaccccatgcaacctcacaatttcattcaGGTACAATCGAGCCAGCTTATCCATGGAATCCTTCACATTCACGGGtaagaaatgagccgatttggtcaaccgatcaacgatcacccaaacggcatcatgtcctttcTGAGTTCTTGGCAGTCCAGAAACAAAGTCCAtcgtgatattttcccacttccattcaggtatctcaagaggttgtaacagtccagagggtttttggtgttcagccttgacttgctggcaaatcagacaggtttggatatattgagcaatctccctcttcatcttatcccaccagtacaaccgtcgcaagtcttggtacatcttattactaccaggatggatcgtgtatttcgatcgatgggcttcctctaaaatttctcttttcagggTTTCATCATTGGCTACTACTACGCGGTTCCTATATCTTAAAATCCCTTCAGGACCCAAATTGAAATCAGGTAGTGCTTCCTTTTCCACCTTTTccttccacttttgtaccatcggATCCTTCTCTTGGGCTTCTTTAATTCTATCAAGAATAGCAGATGTTACTCGAATATTTCCAAAAGTGATTTTCTTGCATCCCATACGAGGGTTCCATTCACTAGCTGCTCCTAACATTTCCCACTCCTTGACCATCAACCTTGCTACTTGAGCCTTCCGACTTAGGGCGTCTGCCACTACGTTGGCCTTACCGGGATGGTAGTTGATCGTtcagtcataatcttctaagagttccatccaccggcgttgcctcatattcaactctttttgggagaaaaggtatttaagactcttatggtctgaataaacctcaaaggtaaccccgtagagatagtgtctccactttttcagagcaaagaccacagcagctaactccaagtcatgggtaggGTAGTTTTGTTCATGGGTTTTTAGTTTCCTAGAGGCAAAGGCAATCACGTTCTTGTTTTGCATTAACACACACCCTAAGCCTTCCctcgaagcatcggtataaacagTAAAACTGTCTTTCCCATTTGGTAAGGCCAAAACAGGAGCCATGGTTAACCTTCgcttcaactcctgaaaactggTTTCACACCTAGTATCCCACACAAAACGGCTATTTTTCTTCGTTAGATCGGTTAAAGGGCCggccagtttggaaaagtctttaATAAAGCGTCTATAGTACCCAGCCAACCCTAAGAAACTGCGAATCTcagtggggttttctggcctcttccattcAGCCACTGCCTCTACTTTCGCGGGATCCACTGTAATACCTTCTTTTGAAATCACATGTcccaagaaagagattttctccaaccaaaattcacacttactaaatttggcgtaTAGCCGATgatctcttagggtttgtaacaCTAGCTTCAAATGCTGCTCATGTTCCTCACGGGTTTTAGAATAGACCAAGATGTCGTCAATAAACACGacaacaaatcggtccaggtagggtttgaaaacccgatgcatcaaatccataaaggcggcaggggcattggtcaacccaaagggcatgactgcaaactcaaaatgcccatatctagaattgaaagcagtcttgggtacatcttctttcttaataagcaactgatagtaaccctgtcggagatctaactttgaaaagaccaccgcgccttgcaactggtcaaacagttcatcgatatggggaagtgggtatttgttcttaatggtcatattgtttaatccccgataatcgatacacaatcttaaagttccatccttcttcttaacaaatagtacCGGAGCCCCCCACGGAGATCCACTCTCCTGAATAAACCCACGCTCCAACAGGTCTTGCAACTGTAATTTCAACTCCTTgagctcagcaggtgccattcggtagggggtcttagagataggtgatgTCCCCGGTAACAGGtcaatcttaaactctatctctctctccggaggtaaagttactaattcatcaggaaacacatccggaTACTCACTTACTACAGGCACATCTTCAACCCTCAACTTATCAGTAGGagtgtttataagaaaagctAGGAACCCTTGGGCCCCTCTATACAGAAATTTCCTAGCCCGCATACCCGAAAtcaatgcagatgaggctaaactACCCCTTATATCGAGCCTTAGGGTTGCCTCCCCCGGTATACGAAATTCCACTATTTTTCTCTTACAATCAAGTTGTGCATCGTACTtagctagccagtccatacccaatataacgtcgtaccccttaatagctaaacttataagattccccaaaagcttcctctctcctacccaaatttcGCAATTTGTATACATCAAACCAGTAATCAAACGTTGGtcccccgtaggagtactaacttctaagtcataaggcaaGCTAACAGGGGTTATATCAATGCCGTACATAAAAtcggggttaacaaaggaatgggtagcaCCAGGGTCAACCAAAATCCTAGCTAGACGATGaaaaacagggatcgtaccttctacaaccCCAGAGGAATCAGGGACTTGTTGTTGCTCAAGGGAGTAAACCCGAGCTGGCACCTTTGGCTTTGTCCCTTCTACCTTGGACTGTCCCGAGTTAGCCTTCGACGACTGGGTGGTTACTCTAGCCTCCCGAGGTAACACCGGACAGTTAGCTATTTAATGCTCCGCACTCCCGCAGCGCaagcatttcctttctttcctccaacAGTTGTCCTCAGTGTGGTTTGGtttcccacaaaatccacagggTCCGCGGGTAACTGAGGCCGAACTTCCTTGTGAGACGCTTCTCTGCGGGCCCCGTCCATTGTGACCACCCCTCGGTGGAGTCCCTCGTGTCATCCCCGATTGCCTTCCTCCCCCTGCTcctcttccaaacttgggaggggtccCTTTATCCCCTTGGGTCGAACTACTCGCAGAGAACCCCCGTTTTTTCACCTGAAAGTTCCTTACTTGAAGCCTGGCATTTTCAACTCGCAAAGCTTTCTCCACGGCGTCACTAAAGATATTGatctgggctaccgccagatccttttgaatttccacattgagcccttgaatAAAACGCCGaactctcctttgctccgtTAGAATGAGTTCAGGGGCGAACTTAGATAAAcgagtaaactggctctcgtactcagcCACCGATTGCATCCCCTGACGGAGtctaatgaactcgtcctccttcttttcctggactagaggggGAAAGTATTTCGCATTGAAGTCCCTCACAAAGTTTACCCATGTTCTTGGGGTTTGTTCCCGGTCCCACTTCATtcgtatcacgttccaccaagaacgcgCGGCCCCTTCCAGTTGGAATACAGCGAAAGTAACCTGCCTCTCCTCTGAATAGTGTAGGGCGGCGAAAATATCTATCATTTTCTCTAACCATTtttcggccacgtccggatctggCCCGCCCAGAAATTttggtggagagaacttctgaaatctctctagGGCCCGATCTTCACTCTCTACTACATGGCCAGGGTTCCCAGGTTGCTGGATAGGAGGTTGGCCCTGCTGTTGCACTACGTGGGCTAACAGGTCGGTCATTTGCTGCAATGCAGCAGCTATCTGGGCAttagggtcaaccctaggttcaggatttggttcagTCGTGGTATCCCTAGTACCCTCGTCAGTTGTGGGTTGCCTAACCCCGCGCCcgcggcctcgtccactacgagtgccttccattgctCTAATGTCACTCTAAAGTCGAGGtacaaaataatattaaaagtACATATAAATATAGGCATATAAGCATGATCGAAGAACCAAAATAAACACCACATAagatatatatacacatagaaCAGTTATACACAGAACACATAACTGTGTCAAACAGTCATACATGAGCAGTCaagcaaatatatacaaaagtacTCCCGTGAAGCCAAAAGAGGGTCTGTCAAGATACACTGTACAACCTAGGTCCCAAAAGATACAACACAGCTAACCAAAAGCTTTTCCTAGGTATCCCTCACACGGGATCAAAACAAGGctcaaaaaccctaatctagtccTCAACGGAGCCAACCGACTCCCCCCCCCGAGCTAGAGCTAGGGGCGCCTCCCTGACCTGGAGCTCCGCCACCTGGAACTCCCCCTGGcgcattggcgccaatcacTCCCTGGATGAGTGCCCCACACTCATCGATAATAGCGCCGGACCGGTCTCTCACCTCCCGGACTACCCTAGTGAGGCGGTCGTTAACCACCTGCAACTGCTCTCTCAGAGCGTTCGTCCTCTCCTGCTCCATGGCCACGTTCCCCTGGAGCTCCCCAATCCTATCGGCCTGCATCCGCGTGATGCCCCTAAGCCTAAGGGTCTCAGTGCGCTCCCTGGCGGCGGCACATCTAAGCCTCCGTCGCTCAGCAAGCACTGCCACAACCACGTGGTCTGCGTAAGAATAAAACTGGCAACGCCTACAGCGGCGGGTTCGGCTAGCGGTATACCACAGCCGAATCGGACCTCCTGGCCTCTCCTGGAAGTCGATAACCCGTGGGCGCCTCTGAGGTGGCTCGTCTCCGCCCGCTCCACTAGTGCCAGCCATAACCTACAAAGATAACAAAGGTTTATAGCTTAGCCAATATATTCACACGTAATGGCGTCTAAACACAATCCCAAAAGTTCTAAGAACCAGGTTTCAGGTTCGCCCAGAgtatttctaacctaggctctgataccacctgtgacagccccaccttcccctaaggcgtaccaaaggggttagcggactgcctgcccagctctcgccaggactactaaaacggtAAAACAGTAACTCAAGGCGTTCGGGAATCTACTAGCGCGCTTAACCAAACCAACAAACGAGAAACGGAAAATTGGAAATCCAAAACGTAAAGCAAATAGAGCATTGCCACGTCACAAACCACCAAGGCCCAACTAAAAACAGGTAACTTTCAACAATCCCCAAAaggtatatatacaagccaaatatatTACATAGAACAGGAGTACACACACATTGTTACAAACCACATTCGTgggtttacaagccaaaaggaaacatttaaaatccaagtacaaatctcaactagctctactcaactcatcttcaaactcaaaagtccaaaaggtaaatccctgtaaggaaaataaaattcacggagtgagctttcgcccaatgaggtaccatcaccaaaatataccaggatcacataaacacaagaatattcagTCCAAATACGCACGTCAAGTAAGTAAAATCAACAACACCCAAGTGTagggaataaaaggatacggatggctctcaagagcccttttcctcttttgccatgcttgatctcatctcattgactctccgtcaatgtataccaggtaatcatgaccgtagactcctctttactccaattatccgtccacctcactttccccttaccgggcccgaacaccaaacagtacagagttggtattactcgagtataccggaatcaagggtctcatacccaaagattcccaaatacagtccccatggcttgtcaaatgtccccgaccaagtccttactggctcgagtccattgacttccaatgaggtagagctcagagtgaacagtaaagttggtatccaagcgataccaaatccagtatagtcaataatattcaagtaatatcaTAAACAGTCAAGTAAGCTTAGTATAATACCCAGTCAAGGAGGctagagagtacgagagtggtaaagtacaccctcgcctcacctagctcaaacaatcatcacaactagtccaaaccacagaattcacgtacaagaaagccacggaataacaaacatgtgagtagtacactcaccaagttcaacaaagaaatttcacaagttttcgtccgacgtgagcctcggatcaccggcacgccctataacaatcaagaaagtacaatgaaaactcaaacacaagtcgaatacctttttctaggaactattcaggcaagacccaaatatagcttgaaaatgtaaaatacataacatttagggttaaaagtagaaacaaacccaaaaacTGTTCATTTCTAGTcaatctcaacccaactcacaagaatctaataccctagacactaggacagcatttcccctacaatttcagcttttccaacctgcaagacaaccaataaaactatccaacacaaccacaagcacccaaacaagtCATAAGCCACTCAATATacttcattagggtcacaatacccttcacttatagccaattagaagttcaacaatcaactatagaaaacccccaaattgaaaccctaaatctgaaattttccgcacaagcggcAATTTCCCGCAATTAACTCCAATTAACTCACAAGAGAGCTATAAAACACCATTtggaaccatcaattcaagctcAATCATAATCAATcatggaaaacagaaaaattccaacaaaaatcagaaaattaggaaacttcactCCAAGCCACCAAATCTTCCGGAAAATCACGTATATAACTAatataaggcaccaattggccaaaattaaaaccaaaagatgagttccaagcaagataccttagttcttcaagaaaggttgtagcttaggtgattttcttccaaaacaacaccaCCAAGTTCTTCAAAGACCCTAAGCAAGATGTTtttatggactaattcaagaaacaaacggctagttttcaagatttgagcaaggaTTTGAAGATGAAGGTTGAAgaatcttttccttttgcttcCAAGGAGcattcggccaagagggagGAAGAAGTGAAGTCATCTTGGTCAAAATTAGACTTTAAGTAAAGTTAAAGAAGTTAGgccaaaagttaggcaagtttAAGCTAATGACAAgtggacacttggcaccttaTTGTTGCTAGAAGTCATGTTCTTGTCTCCTCAGTATTAAttcatctaggtaacctccaattatctcctaacacctagtaattaaaTCCCTATAGGCAATATTTAACCGaatcggccgaatttctctcactaaatgcactagcgggtcccacgtcccaaaatacgttccaaatttctcacgaactaccttatactagaaaatgattttaaaactatatttactgataaaatgttgataaaaggaatataataaagaaaataaaaaaaaacgggtgcacaggaataaaataataaataaataaataaaaatttttttttctgggttctcacactctctcccccttaaagaatttcgccctcgaaattgctcacctgggttactaaataactcagggtatttcttttgcatctcttcctccaactcccaagttgcctcttctattccatgatttctTCACAAAACCTTTACCAATGGAATTTGCTTATTCCTCAGTTCCTTAATCCTTCGATCGAGTACTTGTACAGGTCTTTCTTCGTAAGTAAGTGCCTCATCTAACTCAATCTCCTCTGGTCGCACAACGTGGGTTGGATCAGGATAGTATTTTTTCAGCATCGAAACATGGAAGACGTCATGAATCCGAGATAAACTTGGCGGCAACTCGAGTCGGTACGCTACCTTCTCAACTCGTTGGAGAATTTTGTAAGGCCCCACGAAccgtggttgaagtttctttcctctacccgcagtGACGCTTCGTAGTGGTGTAATTTtaaggaaaacacggtctccaacttcgaactctaaatctttccttcggttatctgcgtagctcttttgtcggctttgagctgtttggagtctttgacgaatcaatttaaccttctcttgtgcatcctccatccaaggaatggttgttggatctagagctttcttttcccctacttcatcccaataaatggGCGAACGACACttccgtccgtagagagcttcatatggtgccatttgaatggacGAATGGAAACTGTTATTGTAGGCAAACTCTACCAAAGTCATATGTTGACCCCAAttacccccaaaatccagaatacaagtccgtaacatatcctcgagggtttgaatggttcgctctgactgtccatccgtctgggggtgataagtggtactaaggttgattttggtccccaagttctcctgaaacttttgccaaaaccgcgatacaaaacgaggatctcggtctgaaactatactcactggaaccccatgcaacctcacaatttcattcaGGTACAACCTAGCCAACTTATCCATGGAATCCTTCACATTCACGGGtaagaaatgagccgatttggtcaaccgatcaacgatcacccaaacggcatcatgtcctttcTGAGTTCTTGGCAGTCCAGAAACAAAGTCCAtcgtgatattttcccacttccattcaggtatctcaagaggttgtaacagtccagagggtttttggtgttcagccttgacttgctggcaaatcagacaggtttggatatattgagcaatctccctcttcatcttatcccaccagtacaaccgtcgcaagtcttggtacatcttattactaccaggatggatcgtgtatttcgatcgatgggcttcctctaaaatttctcttttcagggTTTCATCATTGGCTACTACTACGCGGTTCCTATATCTTAAAATCCCTTCAGGACCCAAATTGAAATCAGGTAGTGCTTCCTTTTCCACCTTTTccttccacttttgtaccatcggATCCTTCTCTTGGGCTTCTTTAATTCTATCAAGAATAGCAGATGTTACTCGAATATTTCCAAAAGTGATTTTCTTGCATCCCATACGAGGGTTCCATTCACTAGCTGCTCCTAACATTTCCCACTCCTTGACCATCAACCTTGCTACTTGAGCCTTCCGACTTAGGGCGTCTGCCACTACGTTGGCCTTACCGGGATGGTAGTTGATCGTtcagtcataatcttctaagagttccatccaccggcgttgcctcatattcaactctttttgggagaaaaggtatttaagactcttatggtctgaataaacctcaaaggtaaccccgtagagatagtgtctccactttttcagagcaaagaccacagcagctaactccaagtcatgggtaggGTAGTTTTGTTCATGGGTTTTTAGTTTCCTAGAGGCAAAGGCAATCACGTTCTTGTTTTGCATTAACACACACCCTAAGCCTTCCctcgaagcatcggtataaacagTAAAACTGTCTTTCCCATTTGGTAAGGCCAAAACAGGAGCCATGGTTAACCTTCgcttcaactcctgaaaactggTTTCACACCTAGTATCCCACACAAAACGGCTATTTTTCTTCGTTAGATCGGTTAAAGGGCCggccagtttggaaaagtctttaATAAAGCGTCTATAGTACCCAGCCAACCCTAAGAAACTGCGAATCTcagtggggttttctggcctcttccattcAGCCACTGCCTCTACTTTCGCGGGATCCACTGTAATACCTTCTTTTGAAATCACATGTcccaagaaagagattttctccaaccaaaattcacacttactaaatttggcgtaTAGCCGATgatctcttagggtttgtaacaCTAGCTTCAAATGCTGCTCATGTTCCTCACGGGTTTTAGAATAGACCAAGATGTCGTCAATAAACACGacaacaaatcggtccaggtagggtttgaaaacccgatgcatcaaatccataaaggcggcaggggcattggtcaacccaaagggcatgactgcaaactcaaaatgcccatatctagaattgaaagcagtcttgggtacatcttctttcttaataagcaactgatagta is part of the Coffea eugenioides isolate CCC68of unplaced genomic scaffold, Ceug_1.0 ScVebR1_353;HRSCAF=1016, whole genome shotgun sequence genome and harbors:
- the LOC113758043 gene encoding uncharacterized protein LOC113758043, which gives rise to MEGTRSGRGRGRGVRQPTTDEGTRDTTTEPNPEPRVDPNAQIAAALQQMTDLLAHVVQQQGQPPIQQPGNPGHVVESEDRALERFQKFSPPKFLGGPDPDVAEKWLEKMIDIFAALHYSEERQVTFAVFQLEGAARSWWNVIRMKWDREQTPRTWVNFVRDFNAKYFPPLVQEKKEDEFIRLRQGMQSVAEYESQFTRLSKFAPELILTEQRRVRRFIQGLNVEIQKDLAVAQINIFSDAVEKALRVENARLQVRNFQVKKRGFSASSSTQGDKGTPPKFGRGAGGGRVTTQSSKANSGQSKVEGTKPKVPARVYSLEQQQVPDSSGVVEGTIPVFHRLARILVDPGATHSFVNPDFMYGIDITPVSLPYDLEREIEFKIDLLPGTSPISKTPYRMAPAELKELKLQLQDLLERGFIQESGSPWGAPVLFVKKKDGTLRLCIDYRGLNNMTIKNKYPLPHIDELFDQLQGAVVFSKLDLRQGYYQLLIKKEDVPKTAFNSRYGHFEFAVMPFGLTNAPAAFMDLMHRVFKPYLDRFVVVFIDDILVYSKTREEHEQHLKLVLQTLRDHRLYAKFSKCEFWLEKISFLGHVISKEGITVDPAKVEAVAEWKRPENPTEIRSFLGLAGYYRRFIKDFSKLAGPLTDLTKKNSRFVWDTRCETSFQELKRRLTMAPVLALPNGKDSFTVYTDASREGLGCVLMQNKNVIAFASRKLKTHEQNYPTHDLELAAVVFALKKWRHYLYGVTFEVYSDHKSLKYLFSQKELNM